The Acidobacteriota bacterium genome has a segment encoding these proteins:
- a CDS encoding helix-turn-helix domain-containing protein, whose product MSTDAINTIVVRTEPEAAAILRTPTRNLARWRSEGNGPKFLKIGRRVAYRDRDLDAWLDRQTRTSTAQRAR is encoded by the coding sequence ATGTCCACAGACGCAATTAACACGATCGTTGTTCGCACTGAGCCGGAGGCGGCCGCCATCCTGCGCACCCCTACGCGCAACCTGGCGCGCTGGCGGTCCGAGGGAAACGGTCCAAAGTTCCTGAAGATCGGCCGGCGGGTCGCCTATCGCGACCGGGACCTCGATGCCTGGCTCGATCGCCAAACCCGGACCAGCACGGCCCAGCGGGCGCGATGA
- the uvrA gene encoding excinuclease ABC subunit UvrA: MPPASESAPLIIRGARTHNLKNVDLTLPTGKLIVFTGVSGSGKSSLAFDTIYAEGQRRYVESLSAYARQFLERMEKPDVDRIEGICPSIAIRQKNSVRNPRSTVGTVTEIHDYMRLLYARVGRTMCRTCGQEVIRETAEVVTHKLVALPEGSRLLLGFDLPVMQMSGADEAPAAEEGEDAEDRGPAVAVPQDASASLLDGLRRKGFGRLLIDGQAVAFEDVPAAALKGATVLRVVVDRIKTAADAQTRITDSIETAYAEGGGAAWALQLGDAGEPSWHLFSERFECRTCGIPYEDPQPRLFSFNNPFGACPTCHGFGNIIELDLELVVPDSAKSINQGAIEPWTKPHYRSQLAELKRAAKGNGMRLDVPWSDLTPDEVKFVVDGETPVGKAKASGYEGIRGFFRWLEKKKYKVHVRVFLSRYRGYLTCPDCSGTRLRREARDVQVGGVTIDRASARTVREAEQFFKQLQLTVKEAAIADKVLKEIQKRLGFLRDVGLDYLTLDRLSSTLSGGEAQRINLATSLGSALVGTLYVLDEPSIGLHTRDNQRLIDILRQLRDQGNTVIVVEHDADMIGVADYIVDMGLGAGEHGGRVVFTGTLEQLVNEPRSLTAKYLRGELSIPVPQTRRKGGPQRLKLLGATEHNLKGVDIEIPTNTLTCVTGVSGSGKSTLVHDVLYAALKRAKGDWDRKVGAHTRLEGHEYVSDVVLVDQTPIGRTPRSNPVTYLKAFDPIRELFASTKDAKSRGLTPSHFSFNVPGGRCEACQGEGEVRVEMQFLADVFVPCEQCDGRRFKTQVLEVKYRGKSIIQVLDLTVREALTFFANTPKVLRRMQVLDEIGLGYLRLGQPATTLSGGEAQRIKIAAHLSSHTGERLLYILDEPTTGLHFDDIAKLLAAFRKLLEAGHTLVVIEHNLDVIKVADWIIDLGPEGGESGGRVMAMATPEQVAHVKESHTGRYLKQVLSSNKVLLTVAR, from the coding sequence ATGCCGCCCGCCTCCGAAAGCGCCCCTCTCATCATTCGCGGTGCGCGTACGCACAACCTGAAGAACGTCGATCTGACGCTGCCCACGGGCAAGCTGATCGTGTTCACCGGGGTCAGCGGATCCGGCAAGTCATCGCTCGCCTTCGACACGATCTACGCCGAAGGGCAGCGCCGCTATGTGGAGTCGCTCTCGGCCTACGCCCGCCAGTTCCTGGAGCGGATGGAGAAGCCGGACGTCGATCGCATCGAGGGCATCTGCCCGTCGATTGCGATTCGCCAGAAGAACAGCGTCCGCAATCCGCGCTCGACCGTCGGCACGGTCACCGAAATTCACGACTACATGCGCCTGCTCTACGCCCGTGTCGGCCGCACCATGTGCCGCACGTGCGGGCAGGAGGTGATTCGCGAGACAGCCGAGGTGGTGACGCACAAGCTGGTGGCGTTGCCCGAGGGCAGCCGGCTGCTACTGGGATTCGACCTGCCAGTGATGCAGATGAGCGGCGCGGACGAGGCGCCGGCGGCGGAGGAAGGCGAGGACGCCGAAGACCGTGGTCCGGCGGTCGCGGTACCGCAGGACGCGTCGGCCAGTCTGCTCGATGGGTTGCGGCGCAAGGGCTTTGGCCGATTGCTGATCGACGGCCAGGCGGTCGCGTTCGAAGACGTGCCGGCGGCAGCGCTGAAGGGGGCCACGGTCCTGCGAGTCGTGGTTGACCGCATCAAGACGGCCGCCGACGCGCAGACCCGCATCACCGACTCGATCGAGACGGCCTATGCCGAGGGCGGCGGCGCGGCGTGGGCGCTGCAGCTGGGCGACGCCGGTGAGCCGTCGTGGCACCTGTTCTCGGAGCGGTTCGAATGCCGCACCTGCGGTATCCCATACGAAGATCCGCAGCCGCGCCTGTTTTCGTTCAACAACCCGTTTGGCGCGTGTCCGACCTGCCACGGTTTCGGCAACATCATCGAACTCGACCTGGAGTTGGTGGTGCCCGATTCGGCCAAGTCGATCAACCAGGGCGCGATCGAGCCGTGGACCAAGCCGCACTACCGGTCGCAGCTGGCCGAACTGAAGCGGGCGGCCAAGGGCAATGGCATGCGGCTCGACGTGCCGTGGAGCGACCTGACGCCCGACGAAGTGAAGTTTGTGGTCGATGGCGAAACGCCGGTGGGGAAGGCGAAGGCGTCCGGCTACGAGGGCATCCGCGGCTTCTTCCGGTGGCTCGAGAAGAAGAAGTACAAAGTTCACGTGCGGGTCTTCCTCAGCCGCTACCGCGGCTACCTGACCTGCCCCGACTGCAGCGGCACGCGCCTGCGCCGCGAGGCCCGCGACGTGCAGGTCGGCGGCGTGACCATTGATCGGGCGTCGGCGCGCACCGTGCGCGAAGCGGAGCAGTTTTTCAAGCAACTGCAGTTGACGGTGAAAGAAGCCGCGATTGCCGACAAGGTGCTGAAGGAGATCCAGAAGCGCCTCGGCTTCCTGCGCGACGTCGGCCTCGACTACCTCACGCTCGATCGCCTGTCGTCGACCTTGTCTGGGGGCGAGGCGCAGCGCATCAACCTGGCGACCTCGCTGGGGTCGGCGCTGGTCGGCACCCTGTATGTGCTGGACGAGCCGTCGATCGGGTTGCACACGCGCGACAACCAGCGGCTGATCGACATCCTGCGGCAGTTGCGCGACCAGGGCAACACCGTGATCGTTGTCGAGCACGACGCCGACATGATCGGCGTCGCCGACTACATCGTGGACATGGGACTGGGCGCGGGCGAGCATGGCGGCCGGGTCGTGTTCACGGGGACGCTCGAGCAGCTGGTGAACGAGCCGCGATCGCTCACGGCGAAGTACTTGCGCGGCGAGCTCAGCATCCCGGTGCCACAGACACGGCGCAAGGGCGGGCCGCAGCGCCTCAAGTTGCTCGGCGCGACCGAGCACAATCTCAAGGGCGTCGACATCGAGATCCCGACCAACACGTTGACCTGTGTCACCGGTGTCAGCGGCTCCGGCAAGTCGACGCTCGTGCACGACGTGCTCTATGCCGCCCTCAAGCGCGCCAAGGGCGACTGGGACCGCAAGGTCGGCGCCCACACCCGGCTCGAGGGGCACGAGTACGTCAGCGACGTCGTGCTGGTGGACCAGACGCCGATTGGCCGCACGCCGCGATCGAACCCGGTGACCTACCTGAAGGCCTTCGACCCGATCCGCGAGTTGTTCGCGTCGACCAAGGACGCCAAGTCGCGCGGCCTCACGCCGAGCCACTTCTCGTTTAACGTGCCGGGCGGCCGGTGCGAGGCGTGCCAGGGCGAGGGCGAGGTGCGCGTCGAAATGCAGTTCCTGGCCGACGTGTTCGTGCCCTGTGAGCAGTGTGACGGCCGGCGGTTCAAGACGCAGGTGCTCGAGGTCAAGTACCGCGGCAAGAGCATCATCCAGGTGCTCGACTTGACGGTGCGCGAAGCGCTGACGTTTTTTGCCAACACGCCGAAGGTGCTGCGGCGCATGCAGGTGTTGGACGAGATCGGGCTCGGATACCTGCGCCTGGGGCAGCCGGCGACCACCCTGTCGGGTGGCGAGGCGCAGCGCATCAAGATTGCCGCGCACTTGTCATCGCACACCGGCGAACGGCTCCTCTACATCCTCGACGAGCCGACGACCGGGCTCCACTTCGACGACATCGCCAAGCTGCTGGCGGCCTTCCGCAAGCTGCTGGAGGCCGGCCACACTCTGGTCGTGATCGAGCACAACCTCGACGTGATCAAGGTCGCCGACTGGATTATCGACCTCGGCCCGGAAGGCGGCGAGAGCGGCGGCCGCGTGATGGCGATGGCGACCCCTGAACAAGTGGCGCACGTGAAGGAATCGCACACCGGCCGCTATCTCAAGCAAGTGTTGTCCTCGAACAAGGTGCTTCTCACGGTGGCCAGATGA
- a CDS encoding DNA-3-methyladenine glycosylase, whose translation MILPVSFYDRPTLDVAGDLLGKVLVYTSEAGLTSGVIVEAEAYIGEDDPACHAAAGRTARNAPLYGPPGRAYVYLNYGLHDMVNAVTGADGHPAAVLIRALEPLEGLPLMRRRRAQAPWRKGKTPVPDHELCRGPGNLTRAMGITLADNLRPLTRQPLTIRDEGLPAPLVVWDSRIGIRVGTDRPWRASVAGHRSVSGRPVRG comes from the coding sequence GTGATCCTGCCGGTCAGCTTCTACGACCGTCCGACACTCGACGTCGCGGGCGACCTGCTGGGCAAGGTCCTGGTCTACACGTCCGAGGCCGGTCTGACCTCGGGCGTCATCGTTGAAGCCGAAGCCTACATTGGCGAGGACGATCCGGCCTGTCATGCCGCCGCCGGTCGCACTGCTCGCAACGCGCCGCTGTACGGCCCGCCGGGCCGCGCCTACGTGTATCTCAACTACGGTCTGCACGACATGGTGAACGCGGTGACCGGGGCCGACGGGCATCCCGCCGCGGTGCTGATTCGCGCGCTGGAACCGCTCGAAGGATTGCCGCTGATGCGCCGCCGCCGCGCCCAGGCGCCGTGGCGCAAGGGCAAGACGCCAGTGCCTGACCACGAACTCTGCCGGGGCCCGGGCAACCTCACGCGGGCGATGGGCATCACGCTGGCCGACAACCTGCGGCCGCTCACGCGCCAGCCGCTGACGATACGCGACGAAGGGTTGCCGGCCCCGTTGGTGGTGTGGGACAGCCGCATCGGCATTCGCGTCGGCACCGACCGCCCGTGGCGCGCCAGCGTGGCCGGCCACCGCTCGGTGTCGGGCCGGCCCGTCCGCGGATGA
- a CDS encoding site-specific integrase produces the protein MTKSTGRLTQRDIDALTPQPGAQYVAWDKSVPGFGVRISPAGAKAFVLKFRLKSGRVRWKTIGRVDDLSLAEARDRAVDDRGLVARGQDPCADTDRARGAVTVAEAADRFLKEYAIERSKSTQRNYKAAVDAHIRPWLGSIPIVDLTLADVEKLHHRLRATPTQANRVIAALSKCCAWHRIEPNPCKGVRFYTEEKRTRYLSVDEYAQLGKALRDGRKAGAYASAALTAIELLLLTGCRPAEVASLQWSFVDLKRGVIQLPASKTGAKPVFLSIDAVQLLKRWPRFAESLYVFPGTGRRQRGEHMHPSTLTHTFQSIREAAGLPDDLRLYDACRHSYASVALTDHGMSLAQIGEQLGHKQSQTTARYAHLHDSAARENANAIGGTIAAALKRRVRR, from the coding sequence ATGACCAAATCTACAGGCCGCCTCACCCAGCGCGACATCGACGCCCTTACCCCGCAACCCGGCGCGCAGTACGTCGCGTGGGACAAGAGCGTACCCGGCTTCGGCGTGCGCATCTCCCCCGCCGGCGCGAAAGCCTTTGTGCTGAAGTTCCGGCTGAAGTCTGGCCGGGTCCGCTGGAAGACGATCGGCCGCGTCGATGACCTGAGCCTGGCCGAGGCCCGCGACCGGGCGGTCGACGATCGCGGACTCGTGGCCCGCGGGCAGGACCCTTGCGCCGATACCGATAGAGCGCGGGGCGCCGTAACAGTCGCCGAGGCCGCCGATCGATTCCTGAAGGAGTACGCGATCGAGCGCTCAAAGAGTACGCAGCGCAACTACAAGGCCGCCGTAGACGCCCACATCCGCCCCTGGCTGGGCTCGATTCCCATCGTCGACCTCACCCTGGCCGACGTCGAGAAGTTGCACCACCGGCTGCGCGCAACCCCCACACAAGCCAACCGGGTGATCGCCGCCTTGTCGAAGTGCTGCGCATGGCACCGCATCGAGCCCAACCCGTGCAAGGGCGTCCGGTTCTACACGGAGGAGAAGCGCACCCGCTATCTGTCGGTCGACGAGTACGCCCAACTCGGCAAGGCGCTGCGCGACGGGCGGAAGGCCGGCGCCTACGCGAGCGCGGCCTTGACGGCGATCGAACTGCTGCTGCTGACCGGCTGCCGGCCCGCAGAAGTGGCGAGCCTGCAATGGTCGTTCGTCGACCTGAAACGCGGTGTGATCCAGTTGCCAGCGTCAAAGACCGGCGCTAAGCCGGTGTTCCTGTCGATCGACGCCGTGCAACTACTGAAGCGCTGGCCCAGGTTTGCCGAGTCGCTGTACGTGTTCCCCGGCACCGGCCGCCGGCAGCGCGGCGAGCACATGCACCCGAGCACGCTGACGCATACCTTCCAATCGATCCGGGAGGCCGCTGGGCTTCCTGATGACCTACGGCTCTACGATGCCTGCAGGCATTCCTACGCCAGCGTGGCGCTGACCGACCACGGCATGAGCCTGGCGCAGATCGGCGAGCAGTTGGGACACAAGCAGAGCCAGACCACGGCACGATACGCGCACTTGCACGATTCGGCCGCACGCGAGAATGCCAACGCAATCGGCGGCACGATCGCCGCGGCACTCAAAAGGCGGGTGCGACGATGA
- a CDS encoding DUF664 domain-containing protein, which yields MLSQELSDLYARDLTRLIQQLNAFPDTATLWQTRAGITNSAGNLALHLEGNLREFIGRLMGKLDYQRDRPREFSDSGIEKTELVTRLTAVRDEIPPVIAGMTADELDADFPQVYAGRTLPNRQMLIHLEGHLSYHLGQIDYLRRVLTGDGAITLADL from the coding sequence ATGTTGTCGCAGGAACTGTCCGACCTCTACGCGCGCGACCTCACGCGCCTGATCCAGCAACTCAACGCCTTTCCCGACACCGCCACGCTCTGGCAGACACGCGCCGGCATCACCAATTCGGCCGGCAACCTCGCCCTGCATCTGGAGGGGAACCTGCGCGAGTTCATTGGCCGCTTGATGGGTAAGCTCGACTACCAGCGCGACCGGCCGCGCGAGTTCAGCGACTCGGGAATCGAGAAGACCGAGCTCGTCACGCGGCTGACCGCGGTGCGCGACGAGATCCCGCCGGTGATTGCCGGGATGACCGCCGACGAGCTTGACGCCGATTTTCCGCAGGTTTACGCGGGCCGGACCCTGCCGAATCGCCAGATGCTGATCCACCTCGAAGGCCACCTCAGCTATCACCTGGGGCAGATCGACTACCTGCGGCGGGTCCTGACCGGCGACGGCGCGATCACGCTCGCAGACCTGTAG
- a CDS encoding tetratricopeptide repeat protein, whose protein sequence is MRRLLACAVIALAFVAPASAQLENVGNLTFPTSASPAAQAHFLRGVAILHSFGWKQAIAEFQLAQKAQPDFALAYWGETLCYNHPLNSQMDPKEPRAVLARLGSDRAARAAKAPTAREKGFLNAVEELWGDGDSARRKLSYMDAMERLYRQFPADDEVKTFYALSILSASSAVDDRTGRMNVKAGALALDVYKKNPTHPGAVHYIIHAFDDPVHAPLALEAAHVYAKIVPAVSHAVHMPTHIFIQHGMWNEVANQNMRAFNVAKELWQPGDVPGDMSHSGDWGQYGFLQLGDYAGARERIQAFEWMADTTKNPRAMSALALVRARYIIETEEWKVQPVAESASNETILANGLSAVKTGDLATAERMEAMLAAKVKAAPGAPAESNPHADHGAAPKPAAPGPGGADAGKGVRIMHKELAALIAQAKGQTDAAVKLLQEAVQIEESMRPPNGAADPVKPSHELLGEVLLQAGKHAEAATAFEASLLRMPNRARSLMGAARAHAGAGNKQLAAERYATLNSFWKGKPVANPTTDLR, encoded by the coding sequence ATGCGTCGTCTGCTAGCTTGTGCGGTGATCGCGTTGGCGTTCGTCGCCCCCGCTTCCGCCCAACTCGAGAACGTCGGCAACTTGACGTTCCCGACATCCGCTTCACCGGCCGCCCAGGCGCACTTCTTGCGCGGCGTGGCCATTCTTCACAGCTTCGGCTGGAAACAGGCGATTGCCGAGTTCCAGCTCGCCCAGAAGGCGCAGCCCGATTTCGCGCTGGCGTACTGGGGCGAGACGCTCTGCTACAACCATCCGCTCAACTCGCAGATGGATCCCAAGGAGCCGCGCGCGGTGCTGGCGCGCCTCGGGTCCGATCGCGCGGCGCGCGCCGCCAAGGCGCCGACTGCTCGCGAGAAGGGATTCCTCAACGCCGTCGAAGAACTCTGGGGCGACGGCGACTCGGCCCGCCGCAAACTTAGCTACATGGATGCGATGGAACGGCTCTATCGGCAGTTCCCGGCAGACGATGAGGTGAAGACGTTTTATGCGTTGTCGATCCTGAGCGCGTCGAGCGCCGTGGACGATCGCACCGGGCGCATGAACGTGAAGGCCGGCGCGCTGGCGTTGGACGTGTACAAGAAGAACCCCACCCATCCGGGTGCGGTCCACTACATCATTCACGCCTTCGACGATCCGGTGCACGCGCCGCTGGCCCTCGAGGCCGCGCACGTCTACGCGAAGATCGTCCCGGCGGTGTCGCACGCCGTGCACATGCCCACGCACATCTTCATCCAGCATGGGATGTGGAACGAGGTGGCCAACCAGAACATGCGCGCGTTCAACGTGGCCAAGGAACTGTGGCAGCCGGGCGACGTGCCGGGCGACATGTCGCATTCCGGTGACTGGGGCCAGTACGGCTTCCTGCAGTTGGGCGATTACGCCGGCGCGCGCGAGCGCATCCAGGCTTTCGAGTGGATGGCCGACACCACCAAGAACCCGCGCGCCATGTCGGCGCTGGCGCTCGTGCGCGCGCGCTACATCATCGAAACCGAAGAGTGGAAGGTGCAGCCGGTCGCGGAGAGCGCGTCGAACGAGACGATTCTCGCCAATGGCCTCAGCGCCGTGAAGACCGGCGACCTGGCCACGGCTGAGCGGATGGAAGCGATGCTCGCGGCCAAGGTGAAGGCGGCGCCGGGAGCTCCGGCCGAGAGCAATCCCCACGCCGATCACGGCGCGGCACCCAAGCCCGCCGCACCGGGACCTGGCGGAGCCGATGCCGGCAAGGGCGTGCGGATCATGCACAAGGAACTGGCCGCGTTGATCGCGCAGGCCAAGGGACAGACCGACGCGGCCGTGAAGCTGTTGCAGGAGGCGGTGCAGATCGAAGAGAGCATGCGTCCGCCCAACGGCGCGGCCGACCCGGTCAAGCCGTCGCACGAGCTCCTCGGGGAAGTGCTGCTCCAGGCCGGCAAGCACGCCGAGGCGGCCACCGCCTTCGAGGCCAGCCTGCTGCGCATGCCCAATCGGGCCCGTTCGCTGATGGGGGCGGCCCGTGCGCATGCCGGTGCCGGCAACAAGCAGCTGGCAGCTGAGCGCTATGCGACGCTCAACAGCTTCTGGAAGGGCAAGCCGGTCGCCAATCCCACTACCGATCTGCGGTAG
- a CDS encoding porin, translated as MSLLDALLQGLRVRGPQPGADRTDKQEYSMWRVAVSALMVATLCSTAALAQQPEIEQLRSELATLKKEMARIEGLLRQIESRSTPEGANTPSPSASPATPSVAAQAAPALNTPPALPAQPADYIKMAPRFDVLMQVRADAYGDAATIDTFRLRKAEIGIKGHISRGVDYSIELDPVRPSDPLRRTYIRLMPHNRVHIKLGLEKAPLGLEELTSSAQIPFVDRSEVSDRFSAAEELGIHVESRWSRWLWQLSLTNGGRRLLIDDNENKAVTGRLVWAPQSWLSLGLASMQGQAGKEHRDRGRYNVEAKLGSHLSGLQAEFYRASDGDVRSSAFYTAAFWAFATERAWLTHVQPVFRYEHIDRSDRSRADELRLFTSGVSVLFHEHQSKLQFNYLWDVHTNGRKNELRAQYQVEF; from the coding sequence ATGAGCTTGCTCGACGCTCTCCTTCAGGGGCTGCGTGTCAGAGGGCCGCAGCCAGGCGCTGACCGAACAGACAAGCAGGAGTACTCCATGTGGCGCGTGGCCGTGTCCGCCTTGATGGTTGCAACGTTGTGTTCGACCGCTGCCCTGGCGCAGCAGCCTGAGATCGAGCAACTGCGTTCGGAGTTGGCGACGCTGAAGAAAGAAATGGCGCGCATTGAGGGACTCCTGCGCCAGATAGAGTCGCGCTCCACGCCTGAAGGCGCGAATACCCCGTCGCCAAGTGCATCCCCCGCCACACCTTCGGTGGCTGCGCAGGCCGCGCCGGCCCTGAATACGCCTCCCGCGCTGCCTGCGCAGCCGGCCGACTACATCAAGATGGCGCCGAGATTTGACGTCCTGATGCAAGTGCGCGCCGATGCATACGGCGACGCGGCGACGATCGACACCTTTCGCCTCCGGAAGGCGGAGATCGGCATCAAGGGGCACATCAGCAGGGGCGTAGACTACTCAATCGAACTCGATCCCGTGAGGCCGAGCGATCCGCTTCGGCGAACCTATATAAGGCTGATGCCGCACAACCGCGTGCACATCAAGCTGGGGCTCGAGAAAGCGCCGCTCGGACTCGAGGAGCTGACGTCTTCCGCACAGATTCCATTTGTCGACCGGTCGGAAGTCAGCGACCGGTTTTCCGCGGCGGAAGAATTGGGAATCCACGTGGAGAGCCGCTGGAGCCGATGGCTGTGGCAGCTGTCACTCACCAACGGGGGGCGTCGTCTCCTGATAGACGATAACGAGAACAAGGCTGTGACGGGCAGGCTCGTCTGGGCGCCGCAGTCGTGGCTGTCGCTCGGGCTCGCCTCGATGCAGGGGCAGGCTGGCAAAGAGCACCGCGATCGGGGTCGCTACAACGTGGAAGCAAAACTCGGCTCCCACCTGTCGGGCCTGCAGGCCGAGTTCTATCGGGCGAGCGATGGGGACGTTAGAAGTTCGGCGTTCTACACGGCGGCCTTCTGGGCGTTCGCAACCGAGCGCGCGTGGCTGACGCACGTGCAGCCCGTGTTCCGATACGAGCACATCGACCGGAGTGACCGGAGCCGTGCGGACGAACTTCGGCTGTTCACATCGGGCGTGAGCGTGTTATTTCATGAACATCAGTCGAAGTTGCAGTTCAACTACCTATGGGACGTCCACACGAACGGTCGGAAGAACGAACTACGGGCGCAGTATCAGGTTGAGTTCTGA
- a CDS encoding DUF3253 domain-containing protein: MKEIDPPEQAFTIIGGRRWRTADPNIPNNLRQELVNELMAARRAVRDGKNQREIRRGRDRVNDAKVALGERGHPWWLTRRPAATNRRIDAAVRALLRSRQPGRTICPSDVARIVGGATWRTLLPVVRDRAVWLTARGELEILRRGRIAKTNPTEGVLRYRPAGGHA, translated from the coding sequence ATGAAAGAGATCGACCCACCCGAGCAGGCGTTCACCATCATCGGCGGTCGAAGGTGGCGCACCGCCGATCCCAACATCCCCAACAACCTCCGCCAGGAATTGGTCAACGAGCTAATGGCCGCGCGCCGGGCGGTGCGTGATGGCAAGAATCAGCGTGAGATCCGAAGAGGTCGCGACAGAGTCAATGATGCAAAGGTCGCCCTGGGTGAACGTGGACACCCCTGGTGGCTGACGCGCCGGCCCGCCGCGACCAACCGTCGCATCGACGCCGCTGTTCGAGCGTTGCTGCGGAGCCGCCAACCGGGGCGCACGATCTGTCCAAGTGATGTGGCGCGGATTGTCGGGGGAGCGACATGGCGAACGCTTCTCCCCGTCGTCCGCGATCGTGCCGTCTGGCTGACAGCCCGCGGCGAGCTCGAGATTCTTCGCCGCGGCCGAATAGCGAAAACCAATCCCACCGAAGGTGTGCTTCGTTATCGACCTGCAGGCGGCCACGCTTGA